Proteins found in one Bacillus thermozeamaize genomic segment:
- a CDS encoding preprotein translocase subunit YajC: MDSLAAFLPLILMLVVFYFLLIRPQQKRQKERMAMLDALKKGDKVITIGGLHGTIVDLNDDQVVLRVNENTKLTFERHAVNTVVQKQGE; the protein is encoded by the coding sequence ATGGATTCGCTGGCTGCGTTTTTACCGCTAATTTTGATGTTGGTGGTGTTTTACTTTCTGCTGATTCGCCCGCAACAAAAACGCCAGAAAGAGCGGATGGCCATGTTGGATGCCCTGAAGAAGGGAGATAAGGTGATCACCATTGGGGGGCTTCATGGCACGATTGTCGATCTCAATGATGATCAAGTGGTGTTGCGTGTCAACGAAAATACGAAGCTGACCTTTGAGCGCCATGCGGTCAACACGGTCGTGCAAAAGCAGGGCGAATAA